A window from Pararhizobium capsulatum DSM 1112 encodes these proteins:
- a CDS encoding amino acid ABC transporter ATP-binding protein — protein MTSTVPMLRTENLRKSFGKHDVLKGVDLLVPRQSTVVLLGASGSGKTTLLRCLNHLETPTSGVVYLEEVTLGGSFIGDGGKWASDTEAAIAAQRTHIGFVFQRFNLFPHLTALDNVAIGPQRVRGMTKVAARETAAAALERVHLSEHMHKRPSQLSGGQQQRVAIARSLAMEPKVILFDEPTSALDPELVHEVLDVMLDLARSGMTMVVVTHELRFAADVGSQVIFMADGRVCEAGTPDELFRNPQQPETKQFLRFFSHT, from the coding sequence ATGACCTCGACAGTTCCCATGCTTAGGACAGAAAACCTGCGGAAATCTTTCGGCAAGCACGACGTGCTGAAAGGCGTGGATCTTTTAGTGCCGCGGCAGTCCACCGTGGTTTTACTCGGCGCTTCCGGCTCCGGCAAAACGACGCTTCTGCGCTGCCTCAACCATCTGGAAACCCCGACCTCCGGCGTCGTTTATCTCGAAGAGGTAACTCTGGGCGGCAGCTTTATTGGCGACGGCGGCAAATGGGCTTCCGATACTGAGGCAGCGATTGCAGCGCAGCGAACGCATATCGGTTTCGTGTTCCAGCGGTTCAACCTTTTCCCGCATCTGACCGCGCTGGACAATGTTGCCATCGGGCCGCAGCGGGTGCGCGGGATGACAAAGGTGGCTGCCCGCGAAACGGCTGCGGCAGCGCTGGAGCGTGTCCATCTTTCCGAGCACATGCACAAGCGACCGTCACAACTCTCCGGCGGCCAGCAGCAACGGGTGGCGATCGCCCGGTCGCTGGCCATGGAGCCGAAAGTAATCCTGTTCGACGAACCGACCTCGGCGCTGGATCCGGAGCTGGTTCACGAGGTGCTGGACGTGATGCTCGATCTGGCCCGTTCCGGCATGACCATGGTGGTGGTCACCCATGAGCTGAGGTTTGCTGCGGACGTTGGATCGCAAGTCATCTTCATGGCCGATGGCCGCGTTTGCGAGGCGGGAACGCCAGACGAACTATTCCGTAATCCGCAACAACCGGAAACAAAGCAGTTCCTCCGTTTCTTTTCCCACACCTGA
- a CDS encoding amino acid ABC transporter permease — MIDWNIVWMAMPLLAKASVVTIEIAILAGIAEIALGIALGLMSLSESRLIRLPVNAYVDVIRGTPLLVQIFFVYFVLPGFGLELNEFWAGVAALSLNGAAFISETVRGAVGSIEKGQSEAARSIGMRERQTLIWILLPQTLRQIVPPATNEVVNLTKNTSLLSAISVFELTRSGQSLVSMYFAPLEIYGLLAIYYYVIVKVLTVMSRYLEKTLPKW, encoded by the coding sequence ATGATTGACTGGAATATTGTCTGGATGGCCATGCCGCTTCTGGCTAAGGCCTCGGTCGTGACCATCGAGATCGCAATCTTGGCTGGCATCGCGGAGATCGCGCTGGGGATTGCGCTTGGACTAATGTCGCTGTCGGAGTCGCGGCTGATCCGCCTGCCGGTCAACGCCTATGTTGACGTGATCCGCGGTACGCCATTGCTGGTGCAGATCTTCTTCGTCTATTTTGTCCTGCCCGGCTTCGGCCTGGAACTTAATGAATTCTGGGCCGGGGTTGCCGCCCTGTCGCTCAACGGTGCCGCCTTTATTTCCGAGACCGTCCGCGGTGCAGTTGGCTCCATCGAAAAGGGCCAATCGGAGGCGGCCCGCTCGATCGGCATGCGCGAGCGCCAAACGCTGATCTGGATCCTGCTGCCGCAAACGCTTCGCCAGATAGTACCGCCGGCGACGAACGAGGTGGTGAATCTCACCAAGAACACATCGCTGCTTTCAGCCATATCGGTGTTCGAGCTTACTCGTTCCGGCCAATCCCTCGTGTCCATGTATTTCGCCCCGCTGGAGATCTACGGCCTGCTGGCGATTTACTATTACGTGATCGTTAAGGTGTTGACCGTCATGTCTCGCTATCTCGAAAAAACCCTGCCGAAGTGGTGA
- a CDS encoding basic amino acid ABC transporter substrate-binding protein: protein MEPSFRSHVKQLFGAAAIIVLATVLPASVAWSEDAKELLFATDPTYPPFEFTKNGVLTGFDIDLVEAIAKAEGFKVKFENVPFDGIIPALKAGTYDAAVAAMVATEERAKSIDFSDPYFKTGLVIIVGSADNTILGEKDLADKRIAVEVGSVGAAKAAKVPGAQVSTFNGSPPTFIELSNGNVDAVIADGASSNYAVATGAVKGVKILPDPLSTDDYAIGFPKDSENADLVNDGLKKVMANGEYTRIYKQWFGVEPPKN from the coding sequence ATGGAACCCAGTTTTCGCTCGCATGTAAAGCAGCTGTTCGGCGCGGCGGCCATCATCGTGCTGGCCACGGTATTGCCTGCCTCTGTCGCCTGGTCTGAGGACGCCAAAGAACTACTGTTCGCGACCGATCCCACCTATCCGCCATTTGAATTCACCAAAAACGGGGTATTGACGGGCTTTGATATCGACCTGGTCGAGGCGATAGCCAAGGCTGAGGGTTTCAAGGTTAAGTTCGAGAACGTCCCGTTCGACGGGATTATCCCCGCACTCAAGGCAGGAACTTATGACGCAGCGGTCGCGGCAATGGTTGCGACGGAAGAGCGTGCGAAGTCCATCGACTTTTCCGACCCCTACTTCAAAACGGGTCTGGTGATTATCGTCGGTTCCGCGGACAACACCATTCTTGGAGAGAAAGATCTCGCGGATAAGAGAATTGCCGTGGAAGTGGGTTCTGTAGGCGCAGCTAAAGCCGCAAAGGTACCTGGTGCCCAAGTCAGCACGTTCAACGGCTCACCGCCGACTTTCATCGAACTCTCCAACGGAAACGTAGACGCTGTTATTGCGGATGGCGCTTCGTCGAACTACGCAGTGGCAACGGGCGCGGTGAAGGGGGTAAAGATACTACCTGATCCACTTTCGACCGATGACTATGCGATCGGGTTTCCGAAAGACTCGGAGAACGCTGATCTTGTCAATGACGGCTTGAAGAAAGTCATGGCTAACGGCGAGTACACCCGGATCTACAAGCAGTGGTTTGGCGTAGAGCCTCCAAAAAACTAA
- a CDS encoding transporter substrate-binding domain-containing protein → MQKFTRRMLFTATAVGITIMAGLGSAAVAAERTLASIKSDGAIKIGVEGVFAPFSYRENGVIVGYDVDLAELMFKDLGVKPDFVDTQWSGIVPALLAGKFDIIMSSLSYTKERMAKVNFSIPYADSSLAMLVRAEDDGKIKSFDDMSGKPIAIKAGTPEEASMPKFNAQVEKAKGKGFGEVKVFDSEPMSILALNQGTVDGVISNMTNLGLVIKNAPGKYALVQKVAGSSLAGIGIRKDDEELRKYIDEQLLAASKSGKLAELQKKWFGVAFDMPAEIPVLE, encoded by the coding sequence ATGCAGAAATTCACGCGCAGAATGCTTTTTACCGCTACCGCTGTCGGCATCACCATAATGGCAGGTTTGGGATCTGCAGCCGTGGCGGCCGAGCGTACGCTTGCTTCAATCAAATCGGACGGGGCAATCAAGATTGGCGTCGAAGGCGTCTTTGCACCTTTCAGCTACCGGGAGAACGGCGTCATCGTCGGCTACGACGTCGATCTGGCGGAGCTGATGTTCAAGGATCTCGGCGTTAAGCCGGATTTCGTCGATACCCAGTGGTCGGGCATTGTTCCGGCGCTGCTAGCTGGCAAGTTCGACATCATCATGAGCTCGCTGTCCTACACCAAGGAGCGGATGGCAAAGGTCAACTTCTCCATTCCCTACGCCGACTCTTCGCTTGCCATGCTGGTGCGCGCCGAGGACGATGGGAAAATCAAGTCGTTCGACGACATGTCCGGGAAGCCGATCGCCATTAAGGCAGGGACACCGGAAGAGGCTTCGATGCCGAAATTCAACGCGCAGGTAGAAAAGGCCAAGGGCAAAGGATTCGGCGAGGTCAAGGTGTTCGATTCCGAACCGATGTCGATCCTCGCCCTCAATCAGGGCACGGTCGACGGGGTGATCAGCAACATGACCAATCTCGGCCTCGTTATCAAAAATGCTCCTGGAAAATATGCGCTGGTGCAGAAGGTCGCCGGCAGCAGCCTTGCAGGCATTGGTATTCGCAAGGACGACGAAGAGTTGCGCAAGTATATCGATGAACAGCTGCTGGCGGCCTCCAAAAGCGGCAAGCTCGCCGAGCTGCAAAAGAAGTGGTTTGGCGTCGCCTTCGATATGCCCGCCGAAATTCCAGTTCTGGAATGA
- a CDS encoding RidA family protein: protein MSKTITERLAAMGIVLDGYREPISRYKPVIRTGNLLYFSGQLSAMEYDGAICGITGQLGSQIGVEQGYDAARSCATGLLNRAYTALGDLNRIRQLVRLTGYINSGPGFTEQHLVLNGCSDVLIAALGEAGTHTRLAIGIGGLSFNASVEVDCIMEVA from the coding sequence ATGTCCAAGACGATTACCGAGAGACTGGCAGCGATGGGCATCGTGCTGGATGGCTATCGCGAACCGATCAGCCGCTACAAGCCGGTCATACGGACGGGCAATTTGCTATATTTTTCCGGCCAGCTCTCGGCGATGGAATATGATGGGGCGATCTGCGGGATCACCGGACAGTTGGGCAGCCAGATTGGCGTCGAGCAGGGATATGATGCCGCACGGTCCTGCGCGACCGGCCTGCTGAATCGCGCTTATACCGCGCTCGGCGATCTCAACCGCATCCGCCAACTCGTCCGACTGACCGGCTATATCAATTCAGGGCCCGGATTTACCGAACAGCATTTGGTGCTCAACGGATGTTCGGACGTGCTGATAGCGGCACTGGGTGAAGCTGGAACCCATACGCGCCTCGCCATCGGCATCGGCGGGCTGTCCTTCAACGCCTCCGTTGAGGTCGACTGCATCATGGAGGTGGCGTGA